One segment of Candidatus Arsenophonus lipoptenae DNA contains the following:
- the lspA gene encoding signal peptidase II translates to MVMVKYVNLLNKNYIFSTGLGWSWLIIVILIIDFFSKQFIINNFQLYETLYLLPCFSLTYVQNTGAAFNFLSNQNGWQCWFFIFITIIICVILVLMMYAKSFNEKLSNIAYAMVIGGALGNLCDRINYCFVIDFIDIYIYNLHFPIFNIADFMIFIGTIFIVTINYNKKSF, encoded by the coding sequence ATGGTAATGGTGAAATACGTAAATTTGCTTAATAAAAATTATATTTTTTCAACCGGTTTAGGTTGGTCATGGCTAATAATTGTTATATTGATTATTGATTTTTTTAGTAAGCAATTCATTATAAATAATTTTCAATTATATGAAACATTATATCTCCTTCCTTGTTTTAGTTTGACTTATGTTCAAAATACTGGAGCTGCATTTAATTTTTTATCTAATCAAAATGGGTGGCAATGTTGGTTTTTTATATTTATTACTATTATTATTTGTGTTATACTCGTTCTTATGATGTATGCAAAAAGTTTTAATGAAAAGTTAAGTAATATTGCTTATGCAATGGTTATTGGTGGTGCCTTAGGAAATTTATGTGATCGTATAAATTATTGTTTTGTAATTGATTTTATTGATATATATATATATAATTTGCATTTCCCAATATTTAATATCGCTGATTTTATGATTTTTATTGGCACAATATTTATTGTAACTATTAATTATAATAAAAAAAGTTTTTAA
- the ileS gene encoding isoleucine--tRNA ligase: protein MNNYKNTLNLPKTAFPMRGNLSKREPEILDRWYKDCLYQSIRQAKKDKEMFILHDGPPYANGEIHIGHAVNKILKDIIIKSKGLAGFDAPYIPGWDCHGLPIEHKVEQIIGRPGDKLSDSKFRDICRQYAKKQIERQKLDFIRMGVLGDWEHPYLTMDFNTEANTIRYFGKIIEKGYLVKGVKPVHWCTSCGSSLSDAEVEYSNRSTPAIYVCFRAVDSQYVYDKFGLKAINLPISAVIWTTTPWTLPANRGIAVNANFTYQLVKINNYECLILEKSFVEIVIQLIAVTEWQVIAECNGYELELLQFHHPFMDFNVPIILSDHVTLDIGTGLVHTAPAHGQEDYIIGQKYNLEIANPVDLYGCYLPNTYPGLDGIFIFKADDFIIEILNVKNKLLYKEIFQHSYPYCWRHKIPVIFRSTPQWFISVEKHNLREQILKEIKNVKWIPNYSENRIRSMVTNRPDWCISRQRNWGVPMVLFINKKTQELHPKTLELIEKIAKQVEKSGTQAWWDLDPVTILGSDSLNYVKVFDTLDVWFDSGSTDFTVVNIRPEFKGNPIDLYLEGADQHRGWFMSSLILSTIVKNKAPYKEVLTHGFTVDGQGRKMSKSLGNTISPQDVMNNFGADILRLWIASTDYTNEIAISNEILKHSVDNYRRIRNTARFLLANLNDFNPNLHQIIPKQMVSLDLWAINRAKSVQEEIIMHYANYDFHAVINCLMKFCSVEMSSCYLDIIKDRQYTLKYDSLARRSCQTAIFHIIESLVRWIAPILSFTADEIWQQLPGKHNKYVFTEEYYVGLFNSNKIVHDKLWDTLFIVRNEVNKVLEKARRKKIINSSLDASVTLYVNTELYKKLNELGDELHFILLTSDAKVMNITKAPVQAHNGELNGLKITFKKAEGNKCPRCWHYSVDIGSDVNYPELCARCICNINGNGEIRKFA, encoded by the coding sequence ATGAATAATTATAAAAATACTTTAAATTTACCAAAAACAGCATTTCCTATGCGTGGTAATTTATCTAAAAGAGAACCAGAAATATTAGATCGTTGGTATAAAGATTGTTTATATCAATCTATTCGCCAGGCTAAAAAAGATAAAGAGATGTTTATATTGCATGATGGCCCCCCTTATGCTAATGGAGAAATTCATATTGGCCATGCGGTTAATAAAATTTTAAAAGATATTATTATAAAATCTAAAGGACTTGCAGGATTTGATGCTCCATATATTCCAGGTTGGGATTGTCATGGATTACCAATTGAACATAAAGTTGAACAGATTATTGGTAGACCAGGAGATAAATTATCAGATTCCAAATTTCGTGATATATGCCGTCAGTATGCTAAAAAACAAATTGAAAGACAAAAATTAGATTTTATTAGAATGGGTGTACTTGGTGACTGGGAACATCCTTATTTAACAATGGATTTTAATACTGAAGCTAATACTATTCGTTATTTTGGCAAAATAATTGAAAAGGGTTATTTGGTAAAAGGAGTGAAACCTGTTCATTGGTGTACTTCATGTGGTTCTTCTTTATCGGATGCTGAAGTTGAATATTCAAATAGATCAACACCTGCTATTTACGTATGTTTTCGTGCGGTAGATTCTCAATATGTTTATGATAAATTTGGTTTAAAAGCTATTAATTTACCAATTTCAGCTGTAATATGGACCACAACACCTTGGACATTGCCAGCAAATAGAGGAATTGCTGTTAATGCTAACTTTACATATCAATTAGTTAAAATTAATAATTATGAATGTTTAATTTTAGAAAAATCATTTGTCGAAATAGTAATACAACTCATTGCAGTAACAGAATGGCAAGTTATAGCAGAATGTAATGGCTATGAATTAGAATTATTACAGTTTCATCATCCTTTTATGGATTTTAATGTACCTATTATTTTGAGTGATCATGTAACTTTAGATATTGGTACTGGACTTGTTCATACTGCACCGGCTCATGGTCAAGAAGATTATATTATTGGACAAAAATATAACCTTGAAATAGCTAACCCAGTAGATTTATATGGTTGTTATTTGCCTAATACTTATCCTGGTTTAGATGGTATTTTTATATTTAAAGCTGATGATTTTATAATAGAAATTTTAAATGTAAAAAATAAACTTTTATATAAAGAAATATTTCAGCATAGTTATCCTTATTGTTGGAGACATAAAATACCAGTTATTTTTCGGTCAACACCTCAGTGGTTTATAAGTGTAGAAAAGCATAATTTACGTGAGCAAATATTAAAAGAAATAAAAAATGTTAAATGGATTCCAAATTATAGTGAAAATAGGATTAGATCTATGGTCACCAATCGTCCAGATTGGTGTATTTCGCGTCAGCGAAATTGGGGTGTTCCTATGGTATTATTTATTAATAAAAAAACACAAGAATTACATCCTAAGACATTAGAATTAATTGAAAAGATTGCTAAACAAGTTGAGAAATCAGGAACTCAAGCTTGGTGGGATTTAGACCCAGTAACTATATTAGGATCCGATTCTCTTAATTATGTTAAAGTTTTTGATACTCTTGATGTTTGGTTTGATTCTGGTTCTACAGATTTTACAGTTGTAAATATTCGTCCAGAATTTAAAGGTAATCCAATTGATTTATATTTAGAAGGTGCTGATCAACATCGTGGTTGGTTTATGTCTTCTCTTATATTATCAACTATTGTAAAAAATAAAGCTCCTTATAAAGAAGTATTAACTCATGGGTTTACTGTTGACGGACAAGGACGTAAAATGTCTAAATCATTAGGTAATACAATTAGTCCACAAGATGTGATGAATAATTTCGGTGCTGATATTTTGCGGTTATGGATTGCCTCCACTGATTATACTAATGAAATTGCTATTTCCAATGAAATCTTAAAACATTCTGTTGATAATTATCGACGTATTCGTAATACAGCACGTTTTTTATTAGCAAATTTAAATGATTTTAATCCTAATTTACATCAAATTATTCCAAAACAAATGGTGTCATTAGATCTTTGGGCAATAAATAGAGCAAAGTCCGTGCAAGAAGAAATTATTATGCATTATGCTAATTATGATTTTCATGCAGTTATTAATTGTTTAATGAAATTTTGTTCAGTTGAAATGAGTTCCTGTTATTTGGATATTATAAAAGATCGACAATATACTTTGAAGTATGATAGTTTAGCTAGACGTAGTTGTCAAACTGCAATATTTCATATTATAGAGTCATTAGTACGCTGGATAGCTCCTATACTTTCTTTTACGGCAGATGAAATTTGGCAACAATTACCAGGCAAACATAATAAATATGTTTTTACAGAAGAATATTACGTTGGATTGTTTAATAGTAATAAGATAGTTCATGATAAATTATGGGATACATTATTCATTGTTCGTAATGAAGTTAATAAAGTTCTTGAGAAAGCTCGTAGAAAGAAAATTATAAATAGCTCATTAGATGCTTCAGTGACTTTATATGTGAATACAGAATTATATAAAAAACTTAATGAGTTAGGTGATGAGTTACATTTTATATTATTAACATCTGATGCTAAAGTAATGAATATTACTAAAGCTCCAGTACAAGCTCATAACGGTGAGCTTAATGGATTAAAAATTACTTTTAAAAAAGCTGAAGGTAATAAATGTCCTCGTTGTTGGCATTATTCAGTAGATATTGGTTCAGATGTTAATTATCCGGAATTATGTGCTCGTTGTATTTGTAATATAAATGGTAATGGTGAAATACGTAAATTTGCTTAA
- the ribF gene encoding bifunctional riboflavin kinase/FAD synthetase: protein MKLVRGIHNIRAYHRGCVLTIGNFDSVHKGHQFLLKNLKLQSKNLGLPMIVMFFEPQPLEFFLGINAPARLTCLRDKIKYFIEYGVDYLLCIKFNLKFSILTPKKFVTNLLVKKLGVKFLVVGDDFRFGKNRLGDFQYLSKAGKQYNFTVSNSISICNEGKRISSTAVRQALLRNNFILAESLMGHPYRFSGRVIHGSHLGSFIGFPTANILLKCLVMPIKGVYIVEVYGLINHPLPAVANIGTRPTVNGINQQIEVHLIDVQMNIYGCYIDIVFHKKLRNEQQFSSINELKKQIKRDIIAAKNFFNLNKIFNDIKKLD, encoded by the coding sequence ATGAAGTTAGTGCGTGGTATACATAATATACGTGCATATCATCGTGGCTGTGTGTTAACTATTGGCAATTTTGATTCTGTTCATAAAGGACATCAATTTTTATTAAAAAATTTAAAATTACAAAGCAAAAATTTAGGATTGCCAATGATAGTCATGTTTTTTGAACCTCAACCTTTAGAATTTTTTTTAGGTATAAACGCTCCAGCTCGTTTAACATGTTTGCGAGATAAAATAAAATATTTTATAGAATATGGTGTTGATTATTTATTATGTATTAAATTTAATTTAAAATTTTCTATTTTAACTCCAAAAAAATTTGTGACTAACTTATTAGTTAAAAAGTTAGGAGTTAAGTTCTTAGTAGTTGGTGATGATTTCCGTTTTGGAAAGAATAGATTGGGTGATTTTCAATACCTAAGTAAAGCAGGAAAACAATATAATTTTACAGTATCAAATAGTATAAGCATTTGTAATGAAGGAAAAAGAATTAGTAGTACAGCTGTTAGGCAAGCATTATTAAGAAATAATTTTATTTTAGCTGAGAGTCTTATGGGTCATCCATATAGATTTAGTGGCCGAGTAATTCATGGTAGTCATCTTGGTAGTTTTATTGGTTTTCCAACAGCTAATATATTACTTAAATGTTTAGTTATGCCTATTAAAGGTGTTTATATTGTAGAAGTATATGGATTAATTAATCATCCATTACCAGCAGTTGCAAATATTGGTACGCGACCTACAGTTAATGGAATTAATCAACAAATTGAAGTTCATTTAATAGATGTACAAATGAATATTTATGGGTGTTATATCGATATTGTATTTCATAAAAAATTACGTAACGAGCAGCAATTTTCTTCTATTAATGAATTAAAAAAACAAATTAAAAGAGATATAATTGCTGCAAAAAATTTTTTCAATCTTAATAAAATATTTAATGATATCAAAAAATTGGATTAA
- the rpsT gene encoding 30S ribosomal protein S20 — protein sequence MANIKSAKKRTIQSEKRRRHNSSRRSMLRTFIKKIYIAISSNDKVAAQTAFNNMQPIIDRYASKGLIHKNKAARHKSKLTAQIKLL from the coding sequence TTGGCTAATATAAAATCAGCTAAAAAACGTACAATACAGTCAGAAAAGCGACGTCGACATAATTCTAGCCGCCGCTCTATGCTAAGAACTTTTATAAAAAAAATTTATATTGCAATTAGTTCTAACGATAAAGTAGCAGCGCAAACAGCATTTAACAACATGCAACCAATTATTGATCGTTATGCTAGCAAAGGATTGATCCATAAAAATAAAGCTGCACGACATAAATCAAAATTAACAGCACAAATAAAATTATTATAA
- the dnaJ gene encoding molecular chaperone DnaJ, translating into MAKKDYYQVLGVIKTANEKEIKKAYKRLAMKYHPDRNQGDKRAESKFKEIKEAYEILTDEQKRAAYDQYGHAAFEQSGMSGGGFSGGFSSSGDFSDIFGDVFGDIFGSGRRQRSSTRGADLQYEMTLTLEEAVYGVSKEIRIPTLDRCIVCNGSGTKAGIKPETCSTCHGVGQVQMRQGFFAVQQSCPSCHGNGFIIKEPCIKCHGHGRVEKYKTLSVKIPKGVNTGDRIRLNGEGEVGENGAPAGNLYVQVNVARHAIFERDGNNLYCEVPINFSVAALGGEIDVPTLDGRVNLKIPAETQTGKIFRMRGKGVRDVRGGIIGDLMCRIFVETPVKLNDRQKLLLQEFGESLNCDSSSRNSPRSKSFLDSVKKFFDDLTK; encoded by the coding sequence ATGGCAAAAAAAGATTATTATCAAGTTTTAGGCGTTATTAAAACCGCTAATGAAAAAGAGATAAAAAAAGCATATAAACGTTTAGCAATGAAGTATCACCCAGATCGTAATCAAGGAGATAAACGAGCTGAAAGTAAGTTTAAAGAAATTAAAGAAGCTTATGAAATTTTAACTGATGAACAAAAACGTGCCGCTTATGACCAATACGGGCATGCAGCTTTTGAACAAAGTGGTATGAGTGGTGGTGGTTTTAGTGGAGGTTTTTCATCTAGTGGTGATTTTAGTGATATTTTTGGTGATGTATTTGGTGATATCTTTGGTAGTGGTCGTCGGCAAAGGTCATCTACTCGTGGAGCTGATCTTCAATATGAAATGACATTAACTTTAGAAGAAGCAGTTTATGGTGTTAGTAAGGAAATTCGTATTCCAACATTAGATAGATGTATTGTATGTAATGGTAGTGGAACAAAAGCAGGAATTAAACCAGAAACTTGTTCAACTTGTCATGGTGTAGGTCAGGTTCAGATGCGACAAGGATTTTTTGCAGTCCAGCAAAGTTGTCCTAGTTGTCATGGTAATGGTTTTATTATAAAAGAACCTTGTATTAAATGTCATGGTCATGGTAGGGTAGAAAAATATAAAACTTTATCAGTAAAAATACCTAAAGGGGTAAATACCGGAGATCGTATTCGATTAAATGGTGAAGGTGAAGTAGGAGAAAATGGTGCCCCAGCTGGAAATTTATACGTCCAGGTAAATGTAGCAAGACATGCTATATTTGAACGTGATGGTAATAATTTATATTGTGAAGTTCCAATTAATTTTAGTGTAGCTGCTTTAGGTGGCGAAATCGATGTGCCTACTCTTGATGGTAGGGTTAATCTTAAAATTCCTGCTGAAACTCAAACTGGAAAAATTTTCCGTATGAGGGGGAAAGGTGTTAGAGATGTACGTGGTGGCATTATTGGTGATCTAATGTGTCGTATTTTTGTGGAAACACCTGTAAAACTAAATGATAGACAAAAATTATTATTACAAGAATTTGGTGAATCTCTTAATTGTGACAGTAGTAGCAGAAATAGCCCTCGTTCAAAAAGTTTTTTAGATAGTGTAAAAAAATTTTTTGATGATCTAACTAAATAG